The following are encoded in a window of Telmatobacter sp. DSM 110680 genomic DNA:
- a CDS encoding complex I subunit 1 family protein: protein MNLLTALARILVFPGLLFAIPAAWLVLWIERKSVALLQQRIGPPFGQPFFDFIKLLGKATPPRSGVNGILMRAWPLIAVSASAGAVGLLPVLPSHGGFQGDLILLLALMELPAICMIVAGFSSRSLFAEIGSAREAVLLVSYNLVFLLAAVSIAVSQHSFRLESLAGVPTTPWRYLGLIAILICLPAKLHVNPFSLPNAEQEIYSGPMVEYAGFELALWQLSHGLEWIAGVGLVATLAIPPSAHIWLDVGGVLLLGFLLVLVISIIAAATARLAIDTTVRFYWQCTLAFAVLAISTTLLMRLRS, encoded by the coding sequence ATGAATCTGCTCACTGCACTCGCACGCATCCTCGTGTTTCCTGGATTACTCTTCGCGATTCCTGCGGCATGGCTGGTTCTATGGATCGAGCGCAAATCTGTCGCTCTACTGCAACAGCGCATCGGTCCGCCATTTGGACAGCCATTTTTCGACTTTATCAAGCTGCTGGGAAAAGCCACACCGCCACGCTCCGGGGTGAATGGAATCCTAATGCGGGCGTGGCCCTTAATCGCTGTTTCAGCGTCGGCTGGAGCCGTTGGATTGCTTCCCGTGCTGCCATCGCATGGCGGCTTTCAGGGTGACTTGATCCTGCTGCTTGCCTTGATGGAGCTTCCTGCGATCTGCATGATCGTTGCCGGCTTCTCGTCACGCTCTCTGTTCGCTGAGATAGGCTCGGCGCGTGAAGCCGTGCTGCTTGTCTCTTACAATCTGGTCTTTCTCCTGGCTGCTGTTTCGATTGCCGTTTCGCAGCATTCGTTTCGACTCGAATCGCTCGCAGGCGTTCCGACCACACCGTGGCGCTATCTGGGCTTGATCGCAATCCTCATCTGCCTGCCTGCCAAACTGCATGTCAATCCCTTTTCGCTTCCTAACGCCGAGCAAGAAATCTACTCGGGCCCCATGGTTGAATATGCCGGATTTGAGCTTGCACTGTGGCAGCTCTCGCATGGTCTCGAGTGGATTGCCGGTGTTGGCCTGGTTGCCACGCTAGCTATTCCCCCATCTGCTCATATTTGGCTCGACGTAGGCGGCGTTCTTCTCCTCGGCTTCCTTCTTGTCCTGGTCATTTCAATCATTGCAGCGGCGACAGCAAGGCTCGCAATCGATACAACTGTGCGGTTCTATTGGCAATGCACTCTTGCCTTCGCGGTCCTCGCCATCTCGACGACACTACTCATGAGGTTGCGGTCATGA